In a genomic window of Rhizobium acidisoli:
- a CDS encoding alpha/beta fold hydrolase, producing the protein MTRHDPITGRYVYLTIEGIEYRVYYEEAGEGIPLLVGHTAGSDGRQYRHTLCDEEVTKNFRVIAFDLPYHGKSLPPHGVRWWEKEYNMTKKFMMDFQLELSKALGLDRPVYMGSSMGGHLAIDLASNYPDNFRATISVEGALRSAAEYVDVGMAGIRKEFDNPNVNRTSIGAAMMLNISPYSPEANVREIQWEYSCGGPGVFAGDLYYYYYDHNVSPEEASKIDTSRCMLYFLTGEYDPNTSPADTKIAADLVKGSKFWTMEKLGHFPVTEDYTEFRKYLLPILEEIQQASATRAKVA; encoded by the coding sequence ATGACAAGGCATGATCCGATCACGGGCCGTTACGTCTACCTGACGATCGAAGGCATCGAATATCGCGTCTATTATGAGGAAGCCGGAGAGGGCATTCCCTTGCTTGTCGGTCACACGGCGGGCTCGGACGGCCGCCAGTACCGCCACACGCTCTGCGACGAAGAGGTGACCAAGAACTTCCGCGTCATCGCGTTCGACCTGCCCTATCACGGGAAGTCTCTTCCCCCGCACGGCGTTCGCTGGTGGGAGAAGGAATACAACATGACCAAGAAGTTCATGATGGATTTCCAGCTGGAACTCTCCAAGGCCCTTGGTCTGGACCGCCCCGTTTACATGGGTAGCTCGATGGGCGGACATCTCGCCATCGATCTGGCGTCCAATTACCCGGACAACTTCCGCGCGACCATTTCCGTCGAAGGGGCACTACGCTCGGCTGCCGAATATGTCGATGTCGGCATGGCAGGCATCAGGAAGGAATTCGACAACCCGAACGTCAATCGTACCTCCATCGGCGCGGCCATGATGCTCAACATCTCGCCGTATTCACCAGAAGCCAATGTCCGCGAAATCCAGTGGGAATATAGCTGCGGCGGTCCGGGCGTCTTCGCAGGTGACCTCTATTATTACTACTACGACCACAACGTCTCGCCCGAAGAGGCGAGCAAGATCGATACGTCGAGGTGCATGCTATACTTCCTGACGGGCGAATACGATCCGAATACCTCCCCGGCCGACACCAAGATCGCCGCCGATCTCGTCAAGGGCAGCAAGTTCTGGACGATGGAAAAGCTCGGACATTTCCCGGTCACTGAAGACTACACCGAGTTCAGAAAATACCTGCTGCCGATCCTCGAGGAAATCCAGCAGGCATCCGCAACCAGGGCGAAGGTCGCCTGA
- a CDS encoding ABC transporter substrate-binding protein, whose protein sequence is MRRSLTGTMGALIAVSALTTTAWADGVDQLPASERTIYEVVDPQVPLGASAYKDFKPKKGPPWKIGYASSYAGNTWRAAALDAVMNDLLPRSKEAGLVSEVVVTQSDLKDAVQIQQMRQMVDDGVDAIIICCSNVTALNQTIEYAYKAGVPVFSFSGYVTSPYAINGAANHAQGGGEMATWLADKIGKKGNVLLVSGIPGFASSDSFDKAAKDALAKYPDITIVGEVAGKWTDQVAQVEVQKFLATNPTEVDGILTQGAQENGVLNAMLQSGRDMVPITLGGEASAACYWRQNPEWIDAGFHIWPPRREMQQMWEIMLRTLEGQGPKVQSFLRPVLPFTIDEVRAAIPEDCDVNSTDFVEPKADGWFPSAIADQYFERPADPWKPVAQ, encoded by the coding sequence ATGAGACGGAGTTTAACCGGAACCATGGGGGCGCTGATCGCGGTCAGCGCCCTGACGACCACTGCTTGGGCTGACGGCGTCGACCAGCTCCCCGCCAGCGAGAGGACAATCTATGAGGTTGTCGACCCGCAGGTCCCGCTCGGAGCGAGTGCCTATAAGGACTTCAAACCAAAGAAGGGACCACCGTGGAAGATCGGCTACGCCAGTAGCTATGCCGGCAATACGTGGCGCGCAGCCGCCCTCGATGCCGTCATGAATGACCTGTTGCCGCGCTCCAAGGAAGCGGGGCTCGTATCCGAAGTCGTGGTCACGCAGTCCGACCTTAAGGACGCTGTCCAGATCCAGCAGATGCGCCAGATGGTTGATGATGGTGTTGATGCCATCATCATCTGCTGCTCGAACGTCACCGCTCTCAACCAGACGATCGAATACGCCTATAAGGCAGGCGTCCCTGTCTTCTCGTTTTCGGGATACGTGACGTCGCCTTACGCGATCAACGGCGCTGCCAACCACGCGCAGGGCGGCGGCGAAATGGCGACATGGCTCGCAGACAAGATAGGCAAGAAAGGCAACGTGCTTCTCGTGTCGGGCATCCCTGGCTTCGCCTCATCCGACAGCTTTGATAAGGCCGCCAAGGATGCGCTGGCAAAGTATCCCGACATCACCATTGTCGGCGAAGTGGCTGGCAAGTGGACCGACCAGGTCGCACAGGTCGAAGTGCAGAAATTCCTGGCGACGAACCCCACGGAGGTCGACGGTATTCTGACACAGGGCGCGCAGGAGAACGGCGTGCTGAACGCCATGCTCCAGTCGGGCCGTGACATGGTGCCGATTACGCTGGGTGGCGAGGCTTCGGCGGCATGTTACTGGCGCCAGAATCCGGAATGGATCGATGCCGGCTTCCATATCTGGCCGCCGCGCCGCGAGATGCAGCAGATGTGGGAGATCATGCTTCGCACGCTTGAAGGGCAGGGGCCAAAGGTACAGTCCTTCCTGCGCCCTGTCCTGCCGTTCACAATCGATGAGGTTCGCGCGGCGATCCCCGAGGATTGCGATGTGAACTCGACGGATTTCGTCGAACCGAAGGCGGACGGATGGTTCCCAAGTGCGATTGCCGACCAGTACTTCGAGCGTCCCGCCGATCCCTGGAAACCGGTAGCCCAGTAA
- a CDS encoding sugar ABC transporter ATP-binding protein encodes MGSEITVRMIDVAKAFGETKALKKCDFEARAGEVHAIVGENGSGKSTMAKIMSGVLHPDTGKVTILGEKVASPVDAKRVGLTTIFQEVLVADEASVFDNLYVGRDGVFRSQSTGDRRAEAAEILARLVGKSVDLDQLAGSLPLSIKQWIVIARAILRRPQVLILDESSAALDLDSTLRLHAEIDRLRAEGATILIVTHRIAELVRIADRATILRDGITVGTLGKDEITEENLLSMMTPADRRASDATEYASRKKALSAPLILTATGLAAHGSARLFDFDLPKGSIVGVAGLDGQGQDAFIRALAGIIQPFGGDVKVRSVDTDKMFALRSLDDAATLGVSYVSGDRKREGIFPQQSIFENLAIGVYRKTLGPLGVIRKPTLKPMFKREVDRLRIKIGSPSNRITSLSGGNQQKVLIGRAFVNDPQVILLNDPARGVDLGTKRDLYRELRLFAEKGGSVIYLSSEIEEFIGFADRVDVFFGGTLFRSLTGEEIAEAPILAAMFGKSRDASVDFDLERTA; translated from the coding sequence ATGGGCAGCGAGATAACAGTCAGAATGATAGATGTCGCCAAGGCATTCGGGGAGACGAAGGCACTCAAGAAGTGCGACTTCGAGGCCCGCGCCGGTGAGGTGCACGCCATCGTCGGCGAGAACGGCAGCGGCAAGAGCACGATGGCCAAGATTATGTCGGGCGTTTTGCACCCGGACACAGGCAAGGTCACGATCCTGGGTGAAAAGGTTGCCTCACCCGTCGACGCCAAGCGGGTCGGCCTGACCACCATCTTCCAGGAGGTCCTGGTTGCCGACGAGGCCAGTGTGTTCGACAACCTCTATGTCGGTCGTGACGGTGTCTTTCGTTCGCAGTCGACCGGCGATCGGCGGGCCGAAGCGGCTGAAATCCTGGCGCGGCTCGTTGGAAAATCCGTAGACCTCGATCAACTGGCAGGCAGCCTGCCGCTCAGCATCAAACAGTGGATCGTCATCGCACGGGCTATTCTTCGCAGGCCGCAGGTGCTGATCCTCGACGAATCTTCGGCTGCGCTCGACCTCGACTCGACCCTCCGGCTCCACGCGGAAATCGACCGCCTTCGTGCCGAGGGCGCGACGATCCTCATCGTCACCCACCGGATCGCTGAACTCGTGCGTATCGCCGACCGTGCGACGATCCTGCGTGATGGGATAACTGTCGGTACGCTCGGAAAGGACGAGATTACCGAGGAAAACTTGCTGTCCATGATGACGCCTGCAGACCGGCGCGCGAGCGATGCGACAGAATACGCCTCCCGAAAGAAGGCGCTCTCGGCCCCTCTCATACTAACCGCGACCGGTCTCGCCGCGCACGGGTCGGCGCGCCTATTCGATTTCGACCTTCCCAAGGGGAGCATCGTCGGCGTAGCCGGGCTTGATGGGCAGGGGCAGGACGCTTTTATCCGAGCCTTGGCCGGCATCATCCAGCCGTTTGGTGGCGACGTGAAGGTCCGCTCGGTTGATACGGACAAGATGTTCGCGCTGCGATCGCTCGACGATGCTGCCACCCTCGGTGTTTCCTACGTCTCCGGGGATCGCAAGCGTGAGGGGATCTTTCCGCAACAAAGCATCTTTGAAAATCTCGCCATCGGCGTCTACAGGAAGACGCTCGGCCCCCTTGGCGTGATCCGCAAGCCCACGCTGAAACCGATGTTCAAGCGCGAAGTGGATCGTCTGCGCATCAAGATCGGCAGTCCGTCGAACAGGATCACGTCACTGTCGGGCGGCAACCAGCAAAAGGTACTCATCGGGCGCGCCTTCGTAAACGATCCGCAAGTCATCCTCCTGAATGACCCCGCCCGCGGCGTCGATCTCGGCACCAAGCGCGACCTCTACCGGGAGCTCCGCCTGTTCGCTGAAAAAGGCGGCAGTGTCATCTACCTGTCGAGTGAGATCGAGGAGTTCATCGGGTTTGCCGATCGCGTCGACGTGTTCTTCGGGGGAACGTTGTTTCGGTCCCTGACCGGCGAGGAAATCGCCGAGGCACCAATTCTCGCCGCCATGTTCGGGAAATCCCGGGATGCTTCCGTTGATTTCGATCTGGAAAGGACCGCATGA
- a CDS encoding ABC transporter permease codes for MMSATAFRQVTQDRSLFVPAGLFLVLLCAVAFRGQGLFTNNGLAGAILVATPLILTTLAITPIVMAGRGAVDLSVGPLMGFVNVTLITWLVGNGITHPVAVIAWAVGLGAAFQLVQALVIIYVRVAPIIVTLSGFLVLSGVNLMVMSRPGGVAPDWMLSWGAGTSVFSPVLLLLLGAFAIWGVLRGTMFYRNLRMTGADERMAYTSGVQVDVVRIIAHMVGGVFAGLAALSYTALISSGDPTQGSTYTLQAVTALVLGGASLSGGRGGALGSTLGAINMFLISYLLSTFNFGTVSGFVTQMAFGLILVGSLLVNVFVISRRTVA; via the coding sequence ATGATGTCCGCAACCGCTTTCCGTCAAGTCACGCAGGACCGCTCGCTGTTCGTTCCGGCCGGGCTTTTCCTCGTCCTTCTTTGCGCTGTCGCCTTCCGGGGCCAGGGTCTGTTCACGAACAATGGTCTGGCCGGAGCCATTCTGGTTGCAACGCCGCTGATCCTGACCACGCTCGCGATAACACCTATCGTCATGGCGGGCCGCGGAGCGGTGGACCTTTCCGTGGGCCCGCTCATGGGCTTCGTCAACGTCACGCTGATTACGTGGCTGGTCGGCAACGGCATCACGCACCCCGTGGCCGTCATTGCCTGGGCGGTGGGATTAGGAGCGGCGTTCCAGCTCGTGCAAGCGCTTGTGATCATCTATGTGCGCGTCGCGCCCATCATCGTCACGCTTTCCGGTTTCCTCGTTCTGTCGGGCGTCAACCTCATGGTCATGTCGCGTCCCGGAGGAGTGGCTCCAGACTGGATGCTAAGCTGGGGCGCGGGAACGAGCGTATTTTCGCCTGTCCTGTTGCTTCTGCTCGGCGCTTTCGCAATCTGGGGCGTCCTGAGGGGCACGATGTTTTACCGCAACCTGCGGATGACAGGCGCTGACGAGCGGATGGCCTATACCAGCGGGGTGCAGGTCGACGTCGTGCGCATCATCGCCCATATGGTCGGCGGCGTTTTTGCCGGGCTGGCCGCATTGAGCTACACCGCGCTGATCTCATCCGGCGACCCGACCCAGGGAAGCACCTACACGCTGCAAGCAGTGACGGCGCTGGTCCTTGGCGGCGCTAGTCTCTCCGGGGGCCGCGGCGGTGCGCTCGGCTCGACGCTCGGCGCGATCAACATGTTCCTCATCTCGTATCTTCTGTCCACTTTCAACTTCGGTACGGTTTCCGGCTTCGTCACGCAAATGGCCTTTGGCCTGATCCTCGTTGGGTCACTTCTCGTGAACGTCTTCGTCATCAGCCGCCGCACTGTCGCGTGA
- a CDS encoding ABC transporter permease gives MISTVLNTEIGATRGASPLRKHKSISIGFCLLACLLILGALLVPGFVSPQNARSILLLAAFLGLASVGQTLCALVGALDLSIPYIIGGANILLPSLMVAGLPAPVAMIVVLLLGILVGASNGALSFRLQGQALIMSLGLGFAAVGAVQIYTSLGSQFGGTVFAPVPGWLRNLSAFNGKFFGLPFPPVIVIWAVIAAALGWIMHNTWFGRSLYAVGGSRTAAARLGISEFKIWTVIHSISGAMSALTGMLLLGFSGGGFVGVGDPYLFTTVAAVVIGGTSLLGGAGGYGATVLGVLVLTVLTSLLVGLGLSFPAQQAVVGLLIVPMVAIYARSPHIRNQI, from the coding sequence ATGATCTCCACTGTCTTGAACACAGAAATCGGCGCGACCCGTGGCGCCAGCCCTTTGCGCAAGCACAAGAGTATTTCGATCGGCTTCTGTCTCCTTGCGTGTCTGCTCATTCTTGGAGCCCTGCTCGTGCCGGGCTTCGTGTCGCCGCAGAACGCGCGATCGATCCTCCTGCTCGCCGCCTTCCTGGGACTGGCGTCTGTCGGGCAGACGCTCTGCGCGCTCGTTGGAGCGCTGGATCTGTCCATCCCATACATCATCGGTGGCGCCAATATCCTGCTTCCAAGCCTCATGGTGGCGGGTCTTCCCGCGCCCGTCGCCATGATCGTCGTGCTTCTCCTTGGCATTTTGGTCGGGGCAAGCAACGGCGCCCTCAGCTTCCGGCTGCAGGGTCAGGCGCTGATCATGTCGCTCGGTCTTGGTTTTGCCGCCGTCGGGGCGGTCCAGATCTACACCTCGCTCGGATCGCAGTTCGGCGGTACCGTCTTTGCGCCCGTCCCTGGGTGGCTTCGCAACCTTTCGGCGTTCAACGGCAAATTCTTCGGTCTGCCGTTTCCACCGGTTATCGTCATATGGGCTGTCATTGCCGCAGCTCTAGGCTGGATCATGCACAACACCTGGTTTGGCCGCAGCCTCTATGCCGTTGGCGGGAGCCGCACGGCCGCCGCCCGCCTCGGAATCTCGGAATTCAAGATCTGGACAGTGATCCACAGCATAAGCGGGGCGATGTCGGCCCTGACCGGAATGCTGCTTCTTGGTTTTTCCGGCGGCGGTTTCGTCGGTGTCGGTGATCCCTACCTGTTCACCACCGTGGCGGCGGTCGTTATCGGCGGAACATCTCTTCTAGGCGGTGCCGGCGGGTATGGCGCGACGGTCCTCGGCGTCCTCGTCCTTACTGTCCTGACCTCGCTTCTCGTCGGCCTGGGGCTCAGTTTCCCGGCACAACAGGCCGTCGTAGGGCTGCTGATCGTCCCCATGGTCGCG